The following proteins are encoded in a genomic region of Paenibacillus sp. FSL H3-0469:
- a CDS encoding alpha/beta fold hydrolase has protein sequence MSTYSRMQLLKLVENQQMSPEEALKIIRESSTRPSGMPVQPPQKMQEEPLYGAASPPAPAERLSSAGSLNKLLAEGVSALLKVPADKIRPDDDWKSFGFDSISFTGFHSFLTERLGFSFPLDSFFEYSTINSLSGYLLASFPEAAVQGLSGTTNVQDKEQVSSPNYQPEESPRAPQDSLWLVNSADRFFLDFWSKLDGSSAASAKTGYQTLSVSELDRVPHKYIQVLVNTSAGQKIEAVISGKGKPLVIVGGVGMASPMILHQLDYFSSRCRVISIHNPGCGLSEAIDNYSLEHRVQVIAEVLDRLGVTEAADVIGISWGGLIGQTFSVMYPQRVSSLILVSSIYEIVNENPQMNADSAMRKDLEAVDHGLDSLELMEYGKSIDKQIFTKYMEYYLPDNHRSYSTAGLLGRIRVPVLIVCGRKDTIINTRQSAEMAAAIPGAHSLELADAAHFLFMTHHGELNRAVEEFIFPAEPAPFRLQDNSALLKDKEELHLSELDIKGIEGYAGLEDRLNELCMSYAYRYISQCGFDTSPGAVHDRTVWVKQLKLLPAYSRLLDCMIGMLAEDGVVRLLGSRLQFIKPEAEIPEPQKLYEACLEDYPEFRGMLRFLDYCCANYKEALSGAIPPVSVLFPKGSADALEQSNRDTAEHGRERVYARVTHDILASLISKARSGKPVHILEIGGGTGLLTRQLLDLAALPNVNYCFTDIGEYFITKAKDNPDFHALHFSTFDISSNPADQGLALHSFDAVVGLNVVHATRDIGVTLEHLRQVLVPGGLLMLIEACQRRRWVDMVWGLAEGWWLFEDRKLRDSSPIIDPYAWEQAFADAGYRDIHLLPGDDERRFMADCILIAGHRR, from the coding sequence ATGAGCACCTATTCGAGAATGCAGCTGTTGAAGCTGGTAGAGAATCAGCAAATGTCACCGGAGGAAGCGTTGAAAATCATTAGAGAGAGCAGCACGCGGCCTTCCGGTATGCCGGTACAGCCGCCGCAGAAGATGCAGGAGGAGCCGCTATATGGAGCAGCCTCGCCCCCTGCGCCAGCGGAGCGGCTGAGTTCGGCCGGATCATTGAATAAGCTGCTGGCAGAGGGGGTATCTGCGCTGCTGAAGGTACCGGCAGACAAAATCCGCCCGGATGACGACTGGAAGAGCTTCGGGTTCGATTCTATCAGCTTCACGGGCTTTCACAGCTTTTTGACCGAACGCCTGGGGTTCAGCTTTCCGCTGGACAGTTTCTTTGAATACAGCACGATCAACAGCTTAAGCGGATATTTGCTCGCTTCCTTTCCCGAAGCAGCAGTTCAGGGCCTCAGCGGAACAACCAATGTACAGGACAAGGAGCAAGTTAGCTCTCCAAATTACCAGCCTGAAGAGAGCCCGCGGGCCCCGCAGGATTCCCTGTGGCTGGTCAACAGCGCGGACCGCTTTTTCCTTGACTTCTGGAGCAAGCTTGACGGCTCTTCCGCAGCCTCGGCCAAGACAGGTTATCAAACGCTGTCTGTATCCGAGCTGGATCGTGTGCCGCACAAATATATACAAGTATTGGTCAATACCTCCGCCGGACAGAAAATAGAAGCGGTGATCTCGGGGAAGGGCAAGCCGCTGGTGATTGTCGGCGGGGTGGGGATGGCCTCGCCGATGATTCTGCATCAGCTTGATTATTTCTCCAGCCGCTGCCGGGTCATTAGCATTCATAATCCGGGCTGCGGTCTCAGTGAGGCTATTGATAATTACTCGTTGGAGCATAGGGTCCAGGTGATTGCCGAAGTATTGGACCGGCTGGGAGTGACGGAAGCGGCGGATGTGATCGGCATATCCTGGGGAGGGCTGATCGGACAAACGTTCAGTGTCATGTACCCGCAGCGGGTCTCCAGTCTTATTCTGGTCAGCTCCATCTATGAAATCGTCAATGAGAATCCGCAGATGAACGCCGACTCGGCCATGCGCAAGGATTTGGAAGCCGTCGACCACGGGCTCGATTCACTGGAACTGATGGAATACGGGAAGAGCATCGACAAGCAGATTTTCACGAAGTATATGGAATATTATCTGCCCGACAATCACCGCAGCTACTCTACTGCCGGACTGCTCGGCCGTATCCGGGTGCCGGTACTGATCGTCTGCGGCAGGAAAGACACCATTATCAATACCCGGCAATCTGCAGAAATGGCAGCTGCCATCCCTGGTGCCCATAGTCTGGAGCTGGCGGATGCTGCCCATTTCCTGTTCATGACGCATCATGGCGAACTTAACCGGGCTGTGGAAGAGTTCATCTTCCCGGCGGAACCCGCTCCCTTCCGTCTGCAGGACAACAGCGCGCTCCTGAAGGACAAGGAGGAACTGCACCTGTCGGAGCTGGATATAAAAGGAATTGAAGGCTATGCCGGTCTGGAGGATCGCCTGAATGAATTGTGCATGAGCTATGCCTACAGGTATATCAGTCAATGCGGCTTCGATACTTCGCCTGGGGCAGTCCATGACCGGACCGTCTGGGTGAAGCAGTTGAAGCTTCTCCCGGCATATAGCCGGCTGCTGGATTGTATGATCGGCATGCTGGCAGAGGATGGGGTGGTCAGACTGCTCGGCAGCCGTCTGCAATTCATCAAGCCCGAAGCGGAGATTCCTGAACCGCAGAAGTTATACGAGGCTTGTCTGGAGGATTATCCCGAATTCCGGGGAATGCTCCGGTTCCTGGATTATTGCTGCGCCAATTATAAGGAGGCCCTCAGCGGGGCCATCCCGCCGGTCAGTGTACTTTTTCCCAAAGGCAGCGCGGATGCACTGGAGCAGAGCAACCGGGATACGGCAGAGCATGGAAGGGAGCGGGTCTATGCCAGGGTAACACATGATATTCTTGCTTCCTTAATCTCTAAAGCCCGCAGCGGCAAGCCGGTTCATATCCTCGAGATTGGCGGCGGGACCGGCTTGTTGACCCGTCAGCTGCTCGATCTGGCCGCACTGCCGAATGTGAATTACTGCTTCACGGATATAGGGGAATATTTCATTACCAAAGCGAAGGATAATCCCGACTTCCACGCGCTGCATTTCAGCACCTTCGATATCAGCAGCAATCCGGCAGATCAGGGCCTTGCACTGCACAGCTTTGATGCTGTGGTTGGGCTGAATGTAGTCCATGCAACAAGAGATATAGGCGTGACACTGGAGCACCTCCGGCAGGTGCTTGTACCGGGTGGTCTGCTGATGCTGATCGAGGCCTGCCAGCGGCGGCGCTGGGTGGATATGGTCTGGGGGCTTGCCGAAGGCTGGTGGCTGTTCGAGGACCGGAAGCTGCGCGATAGCTCTCCGATCATAGACCCGTATGCCTGGGAGCAGGCATTCGCAGATGCGGGCTACAGGGACATTCATCTCCTGCCGGGAGACGATGAACGGCGCTTTATGGCGGACTGTATTCTCATCGCGGGACACAGACGGTAA
- a CDS encoding MBL fold metallo-hydrolase, producing MEATYDLFTLKTQCMTFFNYAYLGIDKTSRKAFVVDPSWDVSQMIRILESHDASLEAVLLTHSHFDHTNMVKKLERLYRPTVYISKTEADYYKYRCNRLRTVEDMDRIHIGDSAITCLVTPGHTPGSVCYWGEDHLFSGDTVFIEGCGLCDSDGGSAEDMFYSIHRLIRLIPPSAQVFPGHSFGDPPGKEMSYLYKKNLYFQIDDINHFVKYRNRKNNARVFDFK from the coding sequence ATGGAAGCGACCTATGATCTGTTTACGCTTAAAACGCAGTGCATGACTTTTTTTAACTACGCTTATCTCGGTATTGACAAGACCTCCCGCAAAGCTTTTGTGGTTGATCCGTCCTGGGATGTATCGCAGATGATCCGTATTTTGGAGTCACATGACGCCTCGCTTGAGGCTGTGCTGCTGACCCACTCTCATTTTGACCACACCAATATGGTAAAGAAGCTCGAAAGGCTCTACCGTCCCACCGTCTATATCTCCAAAACAGAGGCGGACTACTATAAATACCGCTGCAACCGGCTCAGAACCGTTGAAGACATGGACCGGATTCACATTGGAGATTCAGCAATCACCTGTCTAGTGACCCCCGGGCACACCCCGGGCAGCGTCTGTTACTGGGGCGAAGACCATCTGTTCTCCGGCGATACGGTATTTATCGAAGGCTGCGGCTTATGCGACAGCGACGGCGGTTCGGCAGAGGATATGTTCTACAGCATCCACCGGCTGATCCGGCTGATTCCGCCAAGCGCACAGGTATTCCCGGGTCATTCCTTCGGTGATCCGCCGGGCAAAGAGATGAGCTATCTTTACAAGAAGAATCTGTATTTTCAGATCGATGATATCAATCATTTTGTGAAATACAGGAACCGCAAGAATAATGCCAGAGTGTTTGATTTCAAATAA
- the fabD gene encoding ACP S-malonyltransferase: MHSEMVFMFSGQGSQYHKMGYELFEKQPVFRQSMERLDRIFHELTGKSVITELYLGTKRKGSKFEDIVYSHPAIFMVQFALAETLAAEGITPRYTLGVSLGEYVALAVAKVLTPQQALELIVKQVELLRATCTTGAMIAVLDHEQLYHGNAELNTRSELIAVNFDQHFTIACRREQVKEVQKFIKERGVASLKLPVNYAFHSSSIDGLEEPYRTYLQKIEYKTPAGEVTLVSSMAGGIVQKVDESFLWDVLRKPMNFRGALESLAAGGERFFLDLGPSGTLENFSKYILGKKQAGQVRSVITPMGSEWKKLNELVADCTQMNLEKEAEEPLMSKKAYLFPGQGAQFVGMGGSLFQEYPEYTAIADRVLGYSIEELCLRNSTKLLDTTAYTQPALYVVNVLSYLKELQKGSGTPDFVAGHSLGEYSALYAAGVFDFETGLRIVQQRGALMNSATGGGMAAVIGLTEEEVLRILAQNSLDQLDVANLNTPTQIAVSGLKEDVEAAKEIFEKSGASAYVILNVSGAFHSRYMRPSAMQFREFLSQFEFAPPSIPVIANLTARPYSADGALHFMTEQMISSVKWSESVRYLMGRHPDMELTQIGPGHVIAGLVSKIQREAGALIVDDAAEAALAIAEAAATAEADTLPDTDDKAAVPAVAVTPEADEAAEILEAAEAVTQEQPALGGALTGTGLGSPVFKHRYGLDYAYLMGGMNDGISSQELVVQAGRAGCLAFLGAGGMKAAELGNAIRHIRRELGDSKLLGVSVTYHAIYPQQEEQLIDLLLQEKIRLVEASSYLTLTPALIKYRLLGLTRAEDGTVQSSHKIIAKVSRPDIASMFMSPAPARIVDKLLAQRQITAEQAELARLVPVADDLCAAGDSAGPTDQANLLSLLPTLIRLKKELAVTFAPVSRMHIGAAGGIGTPEAAAGLFLMGADFILTGSINQCTVESGTSPEVKELLAQVSVYDMAYVPSRELFELGGKAQVVKKGLFFPARANKLYELYRSTASIQQLDSKTKSQLEDKYFGRPLADVLESSRQAMPPEEQAAVQADPKQQLAAVFKWYMTRARTSAISGDSGNKVNYSIMCGPAMGAFNQWVKGSPLEVWRNRRAGDIAVRIMDGAARILRGEGYE; this comes from the coding sequence ATGCACAGCGAAATGGTGTTTATGTTCTCCGGGCAAGGCTCACAGTACCACAAGATGGGGTATGAATTGTTCGAAAAGCAGCCGGTATTCCGTCAATCAATGGAGCGTCTGGACCGGATCTTTCATGAGCTGACCGGCAAAAGTGTGATTACAGAGCTGTATCTGGGCACAAAGCGCAAAGGCTCCAAGTTCGAAGATATTGTCTATTCCCATCCCGCAATCTTCATGGTTCAGTTTGCGCTGGCAGAAACATTGGCGGCAGAGGGCATCACCCCGCGCTATACACTGGGTGTCAGTCTTGGAGAGTATGTTGCGCTGGCAGTAGCTAAAGTGCTGACGCCGCAGCAGGCACTGGAGCTGATCGTGAAGCAAGTAGAGCTGCTCCGCGCAACCTGCACTACTGGTGCGATGATTGCCGTACTGGATCATGAACAGCTCTATCACGGGAACGCAGAGCTGAATACCCGCTCAGAGCTGATTGCGGTGAATTTCGACCAGCATTTCACCATTGCCTGCAGACGCGAGCAGGTTAAGGAAGTCCAGAAGTTCATCAAAGAGCGCGGCGTAGCCAGTCTGAAGCTGCCTGTGAACTATGCCTTTCACTCCTCATCCATCGACGGACTGGAGGAGCCTTACCGTACATATTTACAGAAGATAGAGTATAAGACTCCGGCCGGGGAAGTCACTTTGGTATCCTCTATGGCCGGAGGAATCGTGCAGAAGGTGGATGAATCGTTCCTGTGGGATGTGCTGAGGAAGCCGATGAACTTCCGGGGGGCACTTGAAAGTCTGGCTGCCGGAGGAGAGCGGTTCTTTCTTGATCTGGGTCCTTCCGGTACCCTGGAGAATTTCAGCAAATACATTCTGGGGAAAAAGCAGGCAGGGCAAGTCCGGTCCGTAATTACGCCGATGGGCAGTGAATGGAAGAAGCTGAATGAGCTCGTGGCTGATTGTACGCAAATGAACCTTGAGAAGGAGGCGGAGGAGCCGCTGATGAGCAAGAAAGCCTATTTATTTCCGGGGCAGGGTGCACAGTTCGTTGGCATGGGAGGCAGTCTGTTCCAAGAGTATCCCGAATATACAGCGATTGCGGACCGGGTGCTCGGTTATTCCATTGAAGAGCTGTGCCTTAGGAACAGCACTAAGCTGCTGGATACTACTGCTTATACGCAGCCTGCGCTCTATGTCGTTAATGTGCTGTCCTATCTTAAGGAATTACAGAAGGGAAGCGGAACACCGGATTTCGTAGCCGGGCATAGCCTGGGTGAGTACAGTGCGCTCTATGCGGCGGGTGTGTTCGATTTCGAGACTGGACTGAGAATTGTGCAGCAACGGGGCGCACTGATGAATTCAGCCACCGGCGGCGGCATGGCCGCAGTCATCGGGCTAACGGAGGAAGAGGTCCTGCGGATTCTAGCACAGAACAGTCTCGACCAGCTGGATGTGGCTAATCTTAATACACCTACGCAGATTGCTGTCTCCGGTCTGAAGGAGGATGTCGAAGCCGCCAAAGAAATCTTCGAGAAGAGCGGTGCTTCCGCTTATGTGATTCTGAATGTCAGCGGTGCTTTTCATTCCCGGTATATGCGCCCTTCAGCGATGCAATTCCGGGAATTCCTCAGCCAGTTCGAGTTCGCGCCGCCGTCTATTCCGGTCATTGCCAACCTGACAGCCCGGCCGTACTCGGCAGACGGCGCTCTGCACTTTATGACCGAGCAGATGATCAGCAGTGTGAAATGGTCCGAATCTGTCCGTTATCTCATGGGCAGGCACCCGGACATGGAGCTGACCCAGATCGGCCCGGGACATGTAATCGCAGGACTGGTCAGCAAAATTCAGCGCGAAGCCGGAGCGCTCATCGTCGATGATGCCGCCGAAGCGGCACTGGCCATCGCGGAAGCAGCCGCGACCGCCGAAGCAGATACGCTGCCGGATACGGATGACAAGGCTGCGGTTCCAGCCGTGGCTGTAACGCCGGAAGCTGACGAGGCTGCGGAAATCTTGGAGGCTGCAGAAGCCGTGACGCAAGAGCAGCCAGCCCTTGGAGGAGCTCTCACCGGGACCGGGCTGGGAAGCCCGGTATTCAAACACCGGTACGGATTGGACTATGCATATCTGATGGGAGGCATGAATGACGGAATATCTTCACAGGAGCTGGTTGTGCAAGCCGGGAGAGCCGGCTGTCTCGCCTTTCTGGGAGCCGGCGGCATGAAGGCAGCGGAGCTTGGGAATGCAATCCGCCATATCCGCAGGGAACTCGGGGACAGCAAGCTTCTTGGGGTGTCAGTCACCTATCACGCGATCTATCCGCAGCAGGAGGAGCAGCTGATCGATCTCCTGCTCCAGGAGAAGATCAGGCTGGTTGAAGCATCCTCTTACCTCACCTTGACGCCAGCACTGATTAAATACCGTCTGCTGGGCCTTACACGGGCGGAGGATGGTACTGTGCAGAGCAGCCACAAGATCATCGCCAAGGTCTCGCGGCCCGACATTGCCTCCATGTTCATGTCGCCCGCTCCGGCCCGCATCGTGGACAAGCTGCTGGCACAGCGGCAGATTACGGCGGAGCAGGCGGAGCTGGCCCGGCTGGTTCCAGTTGCCGATGATCTCTGCGCGGCCGGAGATTCGGCCGGGCCGACGGATCAGGCCAACCTTCTGAGCCTGCTGCCGACGCTTATCCGGCTGAAGAAAGAGCTGGCGGTCACCTTCGCTCCGGTGAGCAGGATGCATATCGGCGCTGCCGGAGGCATCGGAACACCGGAAGCCGCCGCAGGACTGTTCCTGATGGGTGCGGATTTCATCCTGACCGGGTCGATTAATCAGTGTACGGTGGAGAGCGGCACCAGCCCGGAGGTCAAGGAGCTGCTGGCGCAGGTGAGTGTGTACGACATGGCATATGTGCCTTCCCGGGAGCTGTTCGAGCTGGGCGGCAAGGCCCAGGTGGTCAAGAAAGGGCTGTTCTTCCCGGCTAGAGCCAACAAATTATATGAGCTGTACCGCAGCACCGCCTCTATTCAGCAACTGGACAGCAAGACGAAGTCCCAGCTCGAAGACAAATACTTCGGCCGGCCTTTGGCGGATGTTCTGGAGTCCAGCCGCCAGGCGATGCCTCCAGAAGAACAGGCTGCTGTCCAGGCAGATCCGAAGCAGCAGCTTGCCGCCGTCTTCAAATGGTATATGACCCGGGCAAGAACATCCGCGATCTCCGGGGATTCGGGCAACAAGGTCAATTACAGCATCATGTGCGGCCCTGCTATGGGAGCCTTCAACCAATGGGTGAAGGGAAGCCCGCTGGAAGTCTGGAGAAACCGCCGGGCCGGCGATATAGCGGTCAGGATAATGGACGGGGCAGCCCGGATTCTAAGAGGAGAGGGATACGAATGA
- a CDS encoding phosphopantetheine-binding protein, with translation MSKDQVLEIMKLKMIDILPDLTPGQIRREVSMKDLGANSIDRFDIISDTMDELKLRIPLLQFGSLKNIGEVVDFLHENL, from the coding sequence ATGAGCAAAGATCAGGTACTGGAGATTATGAAGCTGAAGATGATCGATATCCTGCCGGACTTAACGCCCGGGCAGATCCGCAGAGAAGTGAGCATGAAAGACCTGGGGGCGAACTCCATTGACCGGTTCGATATTATCTCCGACACCATGGACGAATTGAAGCTCAGAATACCGCTGCTCCAGTTCGGAAGTTTGAAGAATATCGGAGAGGTCGTAGATTTCCTGCATGAGAATCTCTGA